One Gadus chalcogrammus isolate NIFS_2021 chromosome 7, NIFS_Gcha_1.0, whole genome shotgun sequence genomic window, ACAAACAGATTAGCCTTTGGTGGAGAACCTTTAAAGATACATGGTTACTTATTCAAAggaacattttatttgtgttgggATTAGACTAAAAACATTTATCCAGATACAAACATGACGAAAAAAAATCTAATCGTCCCAGTAGTAAATGCATAGCAAATACCAAGCACGTTTATACAAAAACTACCACATGGCAATTAAAAAGTGAATGATATTGATTTTATCAAAGATTTGTGAACGGACAACTTTTAACCACTGCATTTTGAGTCACCTGCTATCCTGTCAAGGGACCGatgaattttattttttgttgcacTGTTATTTCATAAGCAGGGACATGCTGGTGGGTGGGGCTCCAGTCCTTAATGATGTATGAATTGATGTATGAAGAGGTGTTCTAAGTATTTCAGTACAATTTATAAAAGAGACATTCTCCTCTTCACTCAGGAGTCCTCAGGAGTTTAACCAGGAGTTCACTCAAACTCGGAGATTGTTTTGTTGTAGCCTTTTTGGTATTCTGGTATTTCTGCATTATGGGTTTGTTTAGTTGACTTTCCTCCGAACATGATGCAAGATGAATAAGTGCTTTTCACgattacataaaaaaataaataataattcaaatacattGATCAAGGATGTtatgtccctgtgtgtttgtccaaACGTAATCTTTGTATATAATGTCATTCTGCTTTCAGATACATTCTGATTTGAGAGAAGGCCATGCAGAACCAATTCCAACTGCCACAGAACTCTTCTCCCTCTGAAGGGAACGGAGAGTACCTGGAGGCATATCGGGTTGTCTTCTCTATCATCCCATGCGTCATCTTCCTCTACATAAACTGTGTGATGCTGTACACACTGAGAAGCAAGCCTGTGTTCCGTGAGACCTCCCGTTACCTCCTGCTCTACAACCTCCTATTGGCTGAAACCTTACAGATGGCATTGGCTCAGATGATGTCTCtactaaacgttggcatggtgTTCATGACACGCTTAATGTGCCTACTAATCCTTATACCGGCCATAATTACCACTATCACATCGCCGTTCAGCCTGGCCGTGATGTCGTTGGAGAGATATGTGGCCGTGTGTTTCCCTCTGAGGTACGCCAGCATCGTCACGGTCCCCACCACATATGGGGCCATAGCCGTGGTGTGGGCCATCAGCTATGCCAACATGTTGATCAGAGTTATCATGTTAACGGCTCTTGATTCCAGACCATTTGGTCAGTTCATGGGCGTTCCCTGCGGTAAAAACCCCATATTCCAGTTGAAAATATTCTCTGAGTTTGAGAGTGGTTTTGTCTGTGCTGAGTTTGTGTCGGTGGGCCTGATAATTATCTTTTCCTACGTGGGAGTGATGGTGGCGGCCAAGGCCGCCTCCACTGACAAATTGTCAGCCAATAAGGCTTCCAAGACAGTCCTGTTGCACATGATTCAGCTGGGCCTGAGTCTGTCGTCTTCCTTGGTAAGCACGATACTGACAGGCCTCCATGGGAAAGTAGATGTGATCACTTTCAGGCATCTTCGGTTTTCCCTGTTTGTTTGCTTCATCATCCTCCCCAGGTGTCTTAGTTGTCTTATTTACGGCCTGAGGGATCAAATTATCAGGCCGATCTTAATACGACACCTCAGACAAGGAATTAAAATGCTAAATATCCAAGTTATCCACTCAAGATATTAATCAATAAGCGACCCTTCACCTCCTAACAATGAACTTAATTATGCTACGGAACACAACATAAAATTTAAACTATAATACACTTAATAAATTCTCTGCACATTTTTTCGGTTTTAAGGTGTTAAATAAAGAAAGTAATTTAAAGTAACTACTTTTGCTTCACTTCTCCATATTCCAGCAACTCAAGACAAAACTCAGGATACACTAACCTTATTCTTGTATGAATGCATCTGACAGGAAGCAAGTACATAGGCCTTTACTTCAGTAAAATGTATTCCTGTATCTTATAgaatatttttgtatatttgtatttttttggtaGTCAAGTGCATATACAATTGCATCCAACAAAATACATTCCTTAAGGTGCTTCTTTAATTAAGATCAACAAGAACCATGTGAAAGTACATTCTTGAAATGTTTGATTAGAAACTGCATCTCAAACTTTTATACCCAAGGCGTTAGAGCTTCTTCACCCTCTGCTGGGAGGTAAGGCTGCATGTTCATGTTGCGTAACCCAGTCCCCTTCTAAGTCGTTTTGAACATATATAATTTTacaattagagctgtcagttaaacgcgttattaacgcaaaccaaatttaacggcgttacattttttatcgcgcgatataattttttatttttttttcctttggctcaaaacaaagaagcagtagcctgactgctatgttgaaatgacatttgttcaaagcagtcgtttaattgcactataggctctttttttgtatcgtcctgttttgatcagtgtttatgccaatgttgttatcaataaaaaatcatttgcacaaggcaagccgatgcacttcaccatgttgataagataattaaaatgagaagaattatgggacaaaaaaatcaagggatatttagcatagaaaaagaatttgcgattaatcgcgattaattagagttaactatgacattgatgcgattaatcacgattaaatattttaatcccttgacagctctagttacAATGCTTGCCTATCAGTAAATAAAGGTCTTGAGTTAATATTTACATGTTGAACATGTGTTTCTGTTATTGAGAGAATGGATGTAAATGTCTACtagacagacaacagacaaccaaatgaaatgtgtttccttttaGTATCACAAAATGGTTTTAACACAACGGCCAAtggaaggagatggaggtgtgTAGTAGGAATAAGTTAAACCATCATTAATGGTATATAAAGGAGCATGAGATGTTGAGAAACATTAACAATTAATTATTTACATTCAAAATTAAAAGCATAACTTTTTATTCAATCAAAGTAGACTTTGCAATTTAAAACATTGCATTCAGAGGTGTTTCTACCAAAACacttgtacatttatttttttatattgtcgGAATATAGAAATCTATTGCTGTGTTTGTATATTGTATTAACAAGGCTGCTATGTATCTTGACCACTTATGGGAAAATGGTGCGAAATGTTCTTGATACCTCCATGAACCTCATCCCAAGTCCTGATCACACATAGAACGCTGAATTGCCGTAACACACACAGCTAATGAATTCCATTAGTTCACAACATAGACGAGAGTCAAAGGCACCACAAACTGAGTTTAAAATATGGAATCGATTTCATGATTCTCAAATGAACACAAGACAATGAAATATTAGTGTATTGTTTTCGCAGCAGGTTTAATCTCATACGTTTTTCATGTCCAGCTCCAACACGTCGAAATCCATTCAGATCTGACATTTTATATTTAATCAGCAAAGTTACTGTGTAAAACAGTGCTTCCATGAACCAGATATTATCAATGTTTTTTAGCCACCGCAGCTAATCTTTCCAACAGTAGATAAGCCCTACCTTATTACCATGCGTTGAACTCAAAACAGAACCAACTGATCTCAACAAAGAAGATCCATATCTTGGCCTTTTCCCATCATTAGCCTAAAGCTGAAAGATGATTACAATCATGTTAATACGCATACTTTCACACTATGCTTGATAGCAGTATTAACCATTTCTTTGTCACCAACAGATTTGCTGTTGATTGAAAACCTTCATGAGATGAATTGGGACTTTCTGTCAGGAAAATGTTATGTTGGGGTTAGACTGTAGGGTACGACCAAAAACATTCATCCACCCGTATACGCACATGAAGGCATACATGAGTTAAACAATGATTTCACTCAAATTGTCTCACACCTTTGGCATAAATTCAGCACAAATATCAAGCATGTGTTTACTAATGCTCCCACATGGCAATTAGAAGTAAAATATATTGATGTGGTCAAAGATTTGTGAACTGACAAATTGTAACCCTGCATTGTTGGTCCCAGATCTGCTTTTGCACGTGGTGAATGCATCCTGTCAACAGACTGACGACACACTTGTTTTTTTGTGGCACTGTTCTTTCGtgagcaggtggaggatggTGGGGTGTGGTCAATCGTGAATGATGAAATGATGGATGAACAATTGATCTAAATAATTCCGGACAATATATAAAAGAGACGTTCTCCTCTTCAGTCCTCAGAAGTTGAATCCTTCTATCCCCCAAACTCCAAACTATCATTTTGATTAACTTGTTTGGTTTCCTTTTCTGTATTAGTTGGATTATAACAGAACAATTTGTCTTTTTTCAATGCACTGGTATTCCCGCATTATGGGTTTCTTTAGCGTTTCTTCCTCTGAACATGATGAAAGAGGAGGTTAATAACCACTATCTGAATTTCTGCTTTACACAATTACTTGAAAAGTAAGAACCCTTCCAAATATCCTGATCATGGACAttatgtccctgtgtgtgcttgt contains:
- the LOC130386116 gene encoding odorant receptor 131-2-like, with amino-acid sequence MQNQFQLPQNSSPSEGNGEYLEAYRVVFSIIPCVIFLYINCVMLYTLRSKPVFRETSRYLLLYNLLLAETLQMALAQMMSLLNVGMVFMTRLMCLLILIPAIITTITSPFSLAVMSLERYVAVCFPLRYASIVTVPTTYGAIAVVWAISYANMLIRVIMLTALDSRPFGQFMGVPCGKNPIFQLKIFSEFESGFVCAEFVSVGLIIIFSYVGVMVAAKAASTDKLSANKASKTVLLHMIQLGLSLSSSLVSTILTGLHGKVDVITFRHLRFSLFVCFIILPRCLSCLIYGLRDQIIRPILIRHLRQGIKMLNIQVIHSRY